The genomic region CGCCTTTGACTTGGTGTTTCAGCGTGATGAGCGCCGACGCGCCTGTGTGCAGGGTGACTTGCGGGCTTCATTGAAGCTGGAGTGTCAGCGCTGTCTCGGCCCGATGGTATTGCCGGTGGATGCGGAGATCTCTCTGGCGTTTGTCGAAGGCCAGGATGAGGCTGAAGCGTTGCCGGAGCAGTTGGACCCTCATCTTGTGGAAGATGGGCGGGTAAAACTCAGGGACTTGGTGGAAGACGACCTGTTACTGGCGTTGCCCCAAGTTGCCAGGCATTCGGAAGGGGACTGCACAATGCAGTCTGCGGATGAGCCTTCCCTGGATCCGGAATCGGAGAGCGGGAAGGCAGAGCGGGAGAACCCGTTTGCAATGCTTGCAGAATTGAAGCGCGACCACGATTAATTGTTAGACTGAACTTAGGAGCTCAGCCATGGCTGTTCAAAAGAGCAAAAAAACCCCTTCCAGGCGTGGCATGCGTCGTTCTCACGATGCCCTGTCTGCGGAGACTCTCTCCATCGATTCCACCTCCGGTGAAACCCACCTGCGCCATCATATGAGCGCCGATGGTTTCTACCGTGGCCGTAAAGTGATCGATACCAAAGGCGAATAAGGCACCTCTGTGATCTGTTCCCTCGGAATCTGTCGGATTTAGACTGCGCTCCCGGCAACGCAGCAGATCAATTCCAAATCCGACAGACTCCTGGTTAAACCTGGAGTCCCGGCAGATCCTCTGATCTGGCCGGGTTCTTTATTTTCTGGGCTTATCAAATCTGATGACTAAAGCTGTCACAATCTCTCTGGACGCGATGGGTGGCGACGACGGCATTGATGTCGTTATCCCTGCCGCTCTGGACTACCTGAAACATGATAAAGAGACCTCCCTTATCCTGGTAGGGCAGGAGGCGCTGCTCAAGGAGAGGATCGGCAGTCATGGATTTGGTGATCGTCTGAAGATTCATCACGCTTCCCAGGAAGTCGCGATGGATGAGCTGCCATCCAAGGCGCTGCGGGGGAAAAAGGACTCCTCCATGCGCGTCGCCATAAATCTGGTGAAGGAGGGCGTTGCCGATGCCTGTGTCAGTGCCGGCAATACCGGTGCGTTGATGGCGACTTCCCGTTTTGTACTGAAGATGTTGCCGAATATAGATCGTCCTGCGATCATCTCGGCGCTGCCTTGTATCGAAGGCCAGACCTACATGCTCGATCTGGGTGCAAATGTGGATTGTACTGCCGACCATCTTTTTCAGTTTGCGGTGATGGGCAGCGAGTTGGTCTCGGCGGTGGCGGATATTCCCAATCCCCGTATCGGCCTGCTCAACATCGGACAGGAAGAGATCAAGGGTAATGAGCAGGTAAAGAGTGCCCATGAACTGCTGGCGGCAAGCTCGCTGAATTTTGTGGGTTATGTGGAAGGGGATGATGTCTACAAAGGCGGTGCGGATGTTGTCGTCTCCGATGGTTTTGTCGGCAATGTTGCACTCAAGAGCAGTGAAGGCGTGGCCAAGATGATCAGCCACTTCATGAAGGAGGGCTTCAGCAGGAACTGGCTGACCAAGCTTGCCGGATTGATTGCCTTGCCGGTGCTCCGGTCGCTTCGCCGCCGCATCGACCCACGCCGTTATAATGGCGCCAGTCTGCTGGGCCTGCGGGGCATTGTCATCAAAAGCCATGGTGGCGCGGATGAGTTGGCGTTTGCCAATGCGATCAGTAGAGCGCGCAAAGAGGCGCTCACCGATGTTCCATCCCGCATCAAGACCCAGGTCGAAGCGCATTTGAGAGGGGAAAGCGAGTGATCTACTCCCGTATAACCGGTACCGGCAGTTATCTTCCTGAAAAGGCCCTGACGAATCAGGATCTGGAAAAGATAGTGGATACCACTGATCAGTGGATAGTGGATCGAACCGGTATCAAGAAGCGCCATATCGCCGCTGACGATGAGTACACCTGTGACTTGGCTGAAAAGGCCGCCCGGAATGCCATGGAGATGGCTGGGGTCGAGCCTAAAGATATCGATCTGATCGTGGTGGCCACCACTACGCCGGATCAGATTTTCCCCAGCACCGCCTGCCTGTTGCAGGCCCGGCTCGGTATCCACGGACCTGCGGCTTTCGACGTTCAGGCCGTTTGTACCGGGTTTGTCTACGCGGTTGGAGTGGCGGATAAGTTCATCAAAACCGGCAGTGCCAAATGCGCCCTGGTAATCGGTGCCGAGACTCTCTCCCGAATTGTCGATTGGAACGATCGCAATACCTGTGTTCTGTTCGGCGACGGCGCGGGTGCGGTTGTGCTTGAGGCGAGTGAAAAACAGGGCATCATCTCCACACATCTGCATGCCGATGGCGCCTTCGAAGGGCTTTTGCGTGTACCCAGCGGTGTCTCCCGCAACTATGGAGCGCTGCAAGAGGGTGTCGCCTATATGGAGATGCGGGGCAACGAGGTCTTCAAGATGGCGGTCACCACGCTGGGCCGTATCGTCGATGAAACCCTCAAGGCCAACGATATGGATAGATCGGATGTGGACTGGCTGATCCCGCATCAGGCAAATATTCGCATTATCAACGCTACTGCCAAGAAGCTGCGTACCTCCATGGATCATGTGGTCGTTACCGTGCATGAACATGGCAATACATCGGCGGCTTCGGTGCCACTGGCGCTGGATACCGCAGTTCGAGATGGACGCATCAAGCGTGGCGAAACGCTTTTGATGGAAGCCTTTGGTGGTGGATTCACCTGGGGCTCCGTCCTCGCCAAATTCTGATCCATAGATTTTTTTGATTATCTAAATTATGAGTGACACTGCATTTAGTATTGTATTTCCCGGTCAGGGTTCCCAATCTGTGGGTATGCTGAAAGCATTGGCCGACGATTTTTCTTTGGTGGGCGATACTTTTATAGAAGCCTCTGACGCCTTGGACTTTGATCTCTGGAAGCTTGTGCTGGAAGGTCCGAAAGAGACACTGAACCAGACCCAGAATACTCAGCCTGCGATGCTTGCGGCCGGTGTCGCCGTGTGGCGCGTCTGGCAGGCACAGGGAGGTGCGGCTCCGTCAATCATGGCCGGTCACAGCCTGGGTGAATACTCTGCACTGGTCTGCGCCGGTGCGATGGATTTTTTCGATGCGGTCTCACTGGTGGCCAAGCGCGGTATGTTCATGCAGGAGGCGGTGCCGGAAGGTACCGGCGCCATGGCTGCGATCCTGGGACTTGATGATGACAAGGTGCGGGGCGTCTGTGCCGCCGCTGCAGAGTCACAAGTGGTGGAGGCCGTTAACTTCAACTCTCCGGGGCAGGTGGTGATCGCTGGTAGCAAGGCTGCGGTGGAGCGCGCCTGTGGACTTGCGAAAGAGGCGGGCGCCAAGCGCGCGTTGCCCCTTCCGGTCAGTGTGCCCTCCCACTGCGCATTGATGAAGCCCGCAGCCGAAAGACTTGCTGAACAGCTGCAGGATATTGCGATTGAGATGCCCTCGATCCCCGTATTACACAATGTTGACGTGGCGGTTGCGGCTGATGCCGGGGCCATCAGAGCCCGGCTTGCGGAACAGCTACATAATCCGGTGCGCTGGGAGGAGACGATCCAGAGCATATCGGAGAGAGGCATCGATAAGATCGTCGAGTCTGGACCGGGTAAGGTACTGACTGGCTTGAACAAACGCATCGACCGCAAGCTGACCGGGTTTGCCGTCCTCGATAGCGATACCATGAATGCTGCTCTGGAGGCGCTGAAATGATGCTAGAAAATGAAATTGCACTGGTGACCGGCGCCAGCCGGGGCATTGGTGCGGCTATCGCAGATACGCTGGCAAAGGCGGGCGTTACCATTGTCGGTACTGCTACCTCACAGGGTGGCGCGGATGCCATCTCAGCGCGTTTTGCAGAAGCGGGTTTCAAAGGGCAGGGGATGGTGCTGAATGTGACCGACCAGGCATCGGTAGATGGGGTGGTCAAGGCGATCAATGATCAGTTCGGCGTACCCACTATTCTGGTCAATAATGCCGGTATTACCCGCGACAATCTGTTGATGCGCATGAAGGAAGATGAGTGGGAAAGCATTATCGATACCAACCTGACCTCTATCTTCCGCCTCAGCAAGGCGTTGCTGCGCGGCATGATGAAGGCGCGTAAAGGCCGGGTTATCAATATCTCTTCCGTTGTCGGAGCCATGGGTAATCCCGGGCAGACCAACTACGCGGCGGCCAAGGCCGGAATCTTTGGTTTTACCCGTTCCATGGCGCGGGAGGTGGGATCCCGGAATATTACGGTCAATGCGATTGCCCCCGGCTTTATCGAAACTGACATGACCAATGAATTGCCGGAAGAGCAACGCAAGATGCTCATCAATGGTATCCCACTGCAGAAACTTGGACAGCCGGAGGATATTGCCAATGCGGTGCTGTTCCTTGCTTCGGAGAGTGGCGGCTATATTACCGGCGAGACGATTCACGTCAATGGCGGCATGTATATGGGGTAACTATTCAGCTACAAGCCCATATTGCCAGTGCTGAGTAGCGACTTTCTTTTTGTCAATAGCAACACTCTTTCGAGAAAAGTCACTTATGCCTTTGATAAATAATAGGAATTACTGATATTTCTTGTGTGATATACTACGGCGGTTTACGCTTTTCTCATGCAAGGTTTATTAATACAATATCGCATCCGCCGCATTCGTGGCCGAAGCTTAATCCAGAGGAAATTGAGAACATGACTGATGTTGTAGAAAGAGTTCGTAAAATTGTCGTGGAACAACTGGGTGTCAAAGAGGACGAAGTGACTACCGAAGCTTCCTTCGTCGATGATCTCGGTGCCGACTCTCTCGACACTGTTGAACTGGTGATGGCACTCGAGGAGGAATTCGAAACCGAAATTCCTGATGAGGAGGCTGAAAAGATCACCACTGTTCAGTTGGCTGTTGACTACATCAACTCGCACAGCTGATAGCTATCGGCTAATTGTTCTGGCCGCGCTGTTCCCAGTCACTGGGACGCGGCCTTTTGCTTTTTGCAAGCCTAACCAGATCAGGGGGTAGTCTTACATGACTGCAAGAAGGGTTGTCGTTACCGGGCTCGGAATGGTCGCGCCTGTTGGATTGGACGTGCCGTCATCATGGGAGAGTATCCTGGCCGGCAAGAGTGGTATCCAACCGATCACTCATTTCGATATCGAGCCCTTCACTACCCGTTTCGGCGGACCGATCTACGGGTTCGAGATAACTGACTATGTCCCGAAAAAAGACGCCAAGAAGATGGACAAGTTCATCCACTACGGTGTCGCTGCGGGATGTCAGGCAATCGAGGATTCCGGGTTAGAAGTGACTGATGAGAATGCCGATCGAATCGGTGTGCTGATCGGTTCCGGTATTGGCGGCATTACGGGCATCGAAAATAGCTACCAAGCTTATAAAGATGGCGGTCCCCGTAAGATCTCGCCATTTTTTGTCCCGGCCAATATCATCAATATGGTCTCCGGGAACCTCTCAATCAAATATGGATTGAAAGGGCCCAACTATTCGATCGTCTCTGCCTGCAGCAGTGGTGCTCACAGCATCGGTGAGGCTGCGATGATGATTCGTCATGGCCGCACCGATGTCATGGTCGCTGGTGGGGCGGAGATGGCGACGTCGCCGGTCGGCCTCGGTGGATTTGCCGCCGCCAGAGCGCTGTCGCGCCGCAATGACGATCCGCAGGGTGCCAGCCGTCCATGGGATCGTGATCGTGATGGTTTCGTGCTCAGCGACGGGGCCGGTGTGATGGTCCTCGAAGAGTACGAACATGCCAAGGCCCGTGGGGCGAAGATCTATGCCGAGCTGGCCGGCGTGGGCATGAACTCCGATGCGTTCCATATGACTTCGCCCTCGAAGGACGGTTCCGGTGCTGCCGGCTGTATGAAGCTGGCGCTGAAAGATGCCGGTGTCAATCTGGAAGAGGTGGATTACATCAACGCCCATGGCACCTCCACCCCGGCAGGTGACGTGGCCGAGACCAAAGCGGTCAAACTGGCCTTTGGGGATCACGCCTACAAGCTCTGCGTCAGCTCGACGAAATCGATGACTGGCCACATGCTGGGTGCAGCAGGGGGTGCCGAAGCGGTCTTTACCGTTCTCGCTCTGCGCGATCAGGTGGCCCCGCCCACGATCAACCTGGAGAATCAGGACCCTGAGTGTGATCTGGATTTTGTGCCCAATGCTACGCGTGAGATGAAGCTGGATGTGGTTATCTCCAACTCTTTCGGCTTTGGTGGTACCAACGGTACACTCGCGTTCCGCAAGGTTGACTGATTCGATACATCTGTACTACGCAGTTCCCCGTCCGGGGGGCTGCGTACATCTCGTTTCCTGCCCATTTTCGGGCAGAAGCCTTTGTTGATCGACGGACAACCCGCAGACCGGATTCCGGTATCAGATCGTGGCCTGCAGTATGGTGATGGGCTGTTTGAAACCATTGCTGTGACGGATGGAGAGCCTCGTCTCTGGGAAGCGCACATGGAACGTCTTACCCAAGGTGAAGCTCGTCTTGGTTTTCCCCTTCAGGATAAGTCGCTGCTGTTGGCAGAGACGAGGGAGTTGCTCTCCGACACCCAGCGTGGTGTGTTGAAGTTGCTTCTTACCCGTGGCAGTGGTGGCCGTGGTTATCGCGCCCCTCATGATGTAACCCCCCGCCGCATGCTGACGCTGCACCCCTGGCCCGACTATCCGGACTCTTGGTTTACGGCAGGCATCAGGCTGCGTGTCTGTGAAACACGAATTGGACGAAGTCGCGCCCTGGCCGGGCTAAAACACCTCAATCGTCTGGAGCAGGTATTGGCCCGGAATGAGTGGGATGATCCGGAGATTGCAGAGGGTGTGATGCTCGATGAGAACGACTTGGTAGTCGAGGGCACTCAATCGAATCTTTTTATGTTGTCTGAAGGGTGTCTGTTGACACCGGACCTCACCGATTGCGGGGTTGCCGGCGTGATGCGGCGGTTGGTGCTTGAGCTGGCTAATCAGCTGGGAATCGAAACCGTAATCAAAAAACTGACGCTTCAGGAGTGCAAGGCGGGGGACGCCCTGTTCATCACCAATTCGATTATGGGGATCTGTCCTGTCTCTGATCTGGAAGAGAGGCGCTTCGCAGTGGAATCGATTCCTGAAAGGCTGGTATTGAGCGTTCAAAAACAGGCATTCGGCAAGGCTTGAGTCCCGCCTTCTCTGTTTCTTGATGGTAACTAGCTAATGATTCATGGCTTTGGTTTCGAGTAGAATCCCCGTCATGTTGCAGAAACTATTCGGCATTCTGATCTTCGTCCTCAGTATCCTGTGCGCCTGGGGCTGGATGGAGTATGTGGATTTCATGGAGAAACCGCTCCACCTACCGGCCGAGGGTGTGCGTTATAACCTTGAGCCCGGCACTACCATGCGTCGGTTGTCGGCGGAACTGGCGCAACAGGGTCTCCTTGAGCGACCACTGTTTCTGCGCCTGCTTGCCCGCTGGAGCCACCAGGCAGATCAGTTGAAAGTGGGGGAGTACCACATTCCTGAAGGCACAAGACCCGAAGGGGTACTCAGGATTCTCACTTCAGGCAAGGTGGTTCAGTACGCGTTGACCGTGGTGGAGGGATGGACCTTCAAGCAGATGATGGCGGCACTGAATCGTCATGAAGCGATCAAACAGACCCTGACGGAACTGCCGGATGGTGAGATCATGCGTCGCATCGGCCATCCTGAGCAACATCCGGAAGGGCGCTTCTACCCCGATACCTACCATTTTCCCAGGGGTACCACCGATGTGGCCTTCCTTAAACGGGCCTACCGGCAGATGGAGAAGGTGCTGGCGCGTGAGTGGGAGGGTAAAGAGAGTGGATTGCCCCTGAAATCCCCCTATGAGAGCCTGATACTCGCCTCTATT from Gammaproteobacteria bacterium (ex Lamellibrachia satsuma) harbors:
- the rpmF gene encoding 50S ribosomal protein L32, producing the protein MAVQKSKKTPSRRGMRRSHDALSAETLSIDSTSGETHLRHHMSADGFYRGRKVIDTKGE
- the plsX gene encoding phosphate acyltransferase PlsX, coding for MTKAVTISLDAMGGDDGIDVVIPAALDYLKHDKETSLILVGQEALLKERIGSHGFGDRLKIHHASQEVAMDELPSKALRGKKDSSMRVAINLVKEGVADACVSAGNTGALMATSRFVLKMLPNIDRPAIISALPCIEGQTYMLDLGANVDCTADHLFQFAVMGSELVSAVADIPNPRIGLLNIGQEEIKGNEQVKSAHELLAASSLNFVGYVEGDDVYKGGADVVVSDGFVGNVALKSSEGVAKMISHFMKEGFSRNWLTKLAGLIALPVLRSLRRRIDPRRYNGASLLGLRGIVIKSHGGADELAFANAISRARKEALTDVPSRIKTQVEAHLRGESE
- a CDS encoding ketoacyl-ACP synthase III, giving the protein MIYSRITGTGSYLPEKALTNQDLEKIVDTTDQWIVDRTGIKKRHIAADDEYTCDLAEKAARNAMEMAGVEPKDIDLIVVATTTPDQIFPSTACLLQARLGIHGPAAFDVQAVCTGFVYAVGVADKFIKTGSAKCALVIGAETLSRIVDWNDRNTCVLFGDGAGAVVLEASEKQGIISTHLHADGAFEGLLRVPSGVSRNYGALQEGVAYMEMRGNEVFKMAVTTLGRIVDETLKANDMDRSDVDWLIPHQANIRIINATAKKLRTSMDHVVVTVHEHGNTSAASVPLALDTAVRDGRIKRGETLLMEAFGGGFTWGSVLAKF
- the fabD gene encoding ACP S-malonyltransferase, producing MSDTAFSIVFPGQGSQSVGMLKALADDFSLVGDTFIEASDALDFDLWKLVLEGPKETLNQTQNTQPAMLAAGVAVWRVWQAQGGAAPSIMAGHSLGEYSALVCAGAMDFFDAVSLVAKRGMFMQEAVPEGTGAMAAILGLDDDKVRGVCAAAAESQVVEAVNFNSPGQVVIAGSKAAVERACGLAKEAGAKRALPLPVSVPSHCALMKPAAERLAEQLQDIAIEMPSIPVLHNVDVAVAADAGAIRARLAEQLHNPVRWEETIQSISERGIDKIVESGPGKVLTGLNKRIDRKLTGFAVLDSDTMNAALEALK
- the fabG gene encoding 3-oxoacyl-ACP reductase FabG — its product is MMLENEIALVTGASRGIGAAIADTLAKAGVTIVGTATSQGGADAISARFAEAGFKGQGMVLNVTDQASVDGVVKAINDQFGVPTILVNNAGITRDNLLMRMKEDEWESIIDTNLTSIFRLSKALLRGMMKARKGRVINISSVVGAMGNPGQTNYAAAKAGIFGFTRSMAREVGSRNITVNAIAPGFIETDMTNELPEEQRKMLINGIPLQKLGQPEDIANAVLFLASESGGYITGETIHVNGGMYMG
- the acpP gene encoding acyl carrier protein; amino-acid sequence: MTDVVERVRKIVVEQLGVKEDEVTTEASFVDDLGADSLDTVELVMALEEEFETEIPDEEAEKITTVQLAVDYINSHS
- the fabF gene encoding beta-ketoacyl-ACP synthase II, producing the protein MTARRVVVTGLGMVAPVGLDVPSSWESILAGKSGIQPITHFDIEPFTTRFGGPIYGFEITDYVPKKDAKKMDKFIHYGVAAGCQAIEDSGLEVTDENADRIGVLIGSGIGGITGIENSYQAYKDGGPRKISPFFVPANIINMVSGNLSIKYGLKGPNYSIVSACSSGAHSIGEAAMMIRHGRTDVMVAGGAEMATSPVGLGGFAAARALSRRNDDPQGASRPWDRDRDGFVLSDGAGVMVLEEYEHAKARGAKIYAELAGVGMNSDAFHMTSPSKDGSGAAGCMKLALKDAGVNLEEVDYINAHGTSTPAGDVAETKAVKLAFGDHAYKLCVSSTKSMTGHMLGAAGGAEAVFTVLALRDQVAPPTINLENQDPECDLDFVPNATREMKLDVVISNSFGFGGTNGTLAFRKVD
- the pabC gene encoding aminodeoxychorismate lyase; the protein is MLIDGQPADRIPVSDRGLQYGDGLFETIAVTDGEPRLWEAHMERLTQGEARLGFPLQDKSLLLAETRELLSDTQRGVLKLLLTRGSGGRGYRAPHDVTPRRMLTLHPWPDYPDSWFTAGIRLRVCETRIGRSRALAGLKHLNRLEQVLARNEWDDPEIAEGVMLDENDLVVEGTQSNLFMLSEGCLLTPDLTDCGVAGVMRRLVLELANQLGIETVIKKLTLQECKAGDALFITNSIMGICPVSDLEERRFAVESIPERLVLSVQKQAFGKA
- the mltG gene encoding endolytic transglycosylase MltG yields the protein MLQKLFGILIFVLSILCAWGWMEYVDFMEKPLHLPAEGVRYNLEPGTTMRRLSAELAQQGLLERPLFLRLLARWSHQADQLKVGEYHIPEGTRPEGVLRILTSGKVVQYALTVVEGWTFKQMMAALNRHEAIKQTLTELPDGEIMRRIGHPEQHPEGRFYPDTYHFPRGTTDVAFLKRAYRQMEKVLAREWEGKESGLPLKSPYESLILASIVERETGLPSERPLIAGVFVRRLQKGMRLQTDPTVIYGMGDAYDGNIRRRDLKADTPYNTYVHAGLTPTPIAMPSGEAIHAALHPTEGKSLYFVATGDGGHYFSATLEEHNKAVRKYQLKR